GCTGGGCGCGGACGTGCCCTGGGGCCGGTTCAGCGTGCATCAGCCCTCTGAGGTCGAGCAGATCGCCGAGCACGGCGGTGGTGTGAGCGGGACCCGCTACGAAACCAGCCGCCGCATCACCGGGCCCTTCGGCATGGCCGGGGGCAAGGTCACCGGCACCGAGGAGGCGCGTTTCGGCCCCGCCCGGCAGCAGAGTGAGACGGTGGCGGTGCCGCCGGCGGCCGCGGAAGTCGGCGGTCGGGTCAAGCCGCGCATCAGCGGTGAGGGCATGGACGCCGGTGTGAACATCACCGGCGACGACTGGGACCGCGGCGACCGGGTGACCGGCACCGAGGGCATGTCGGCCACGCGCCGCAACCCGACCCAGCGCAGCGGCCGCGGCAGCGTGATGAGCCCGCCCGAGTCCAAGCGCAACGAGGGCCTGCCCGAACCCGTGAGCCGGGTGACCGGCGGCAGCGGCAACACCGACAAGGGTTCGCTGGTGACCTATTCCGGCGGCGCCCGCGGCTGAACGCAAACAGGTAACGGACAGGTAACGGAGACGCAACCGGCATGTTGAATCGCACCCGCAACTCGCACACAGCGCGCCCGGCCCAGCCGGTCGCTGCCCCCCGGCGGCGGCCGGGGGCGCGGGTGGTGCCCCCGACGGCGCCGGGCGCGCCGCGGGTCGGCGGCGGCGTGCATGCGCTGGTGCGCGGCGACGACAATGCCCGGCTGTTCGACTACGAACAACGCGTGAAGGCCGCCTTCGACGCCATCGTGCCGGCCCTGCGCAGGGTTTCGGCCCTGCAGCACGAAGAGGATTTCGAGCGCCAGGCCCAGGCCATCGCCCGCGAACGGCTCGGCTTCGAACTGCCGGCCTGGATCCTGGCCGACGCCTGGGTGGACCAACTCGATATGCGCCGGCTGTATGCCTGGTGCGTGTTCGAGACCTACCTGCGGTTTTCGGACGACTTCTTCAGCGCCGACCCGCTGGGCTGGGCTGACGAGGGCGAGTTCCAGGCCTTTCTGCAGGAGTGCGGATTCCACATCCTGGATATATCGCCCTGCGCCGACGGCCGCCTGGCGCACGTGATCCGTTACGTGCTGCGCCTGCCCTACCGCACGGTGCGGCGCAAGTCCTACGCCGGCGCGCTGTTCGACATCGAGGACAGCCTGGAGAAGTGGGGCGAGACCGAGTTGCTGCGCTTTCGCGAGGGCACGCCGAATACGGCCGATGCACCGACCCGCTACCTCAAGGCGGTGGTGTATCACTACAGCTCCAGCGCCCCCGACACCGAGGGCTGCGCGGCCCACGGTTCGGATGCGGTACGTGCCGCCGAGGCCGGACGCGAGCGCCTGCTGGCCTTTCAGCAGGCGGTGGAGAACAGCTACTGCTGCGGGGCGTCCATCGACCTGCTGCTGATCGGGCTGGATACCGACACCGATGCCATCCGGCTGCACCTGCCGTCCGCCGAGGGCGGCATCGAGCCCGGGGCCTGGGTGGACGCCGCGCAGCTCTATGACGAGACCCGTGGCCTGCACGCCCGGGATGCCGGCGAGCGCATCGACGCCCGGCTGCGCGAAGCCGCCCCGGAGGCGCCGAGCGGCATGCTGCGGCTGCTGGCGCGGCTGCTGGAGAACAATCTGTCGCAGATCGAGTACGTGCAGCGTCATCATGGCGGGCGCTACCCGGATATCGGCCATGCCGAGCGTTTCATCGGCGCCGGCAAGGGCTTTGAGGAAGTTCAGCTGCGCAACCTCACTTATTTCGCCTACCTCGACACGGTCGAGGAGGCCGCACCCGACCTGGACGTGGGCGTGAAGATCTTCAGCCGGCTCAATGTCGGACACGGCCTGCCCATCCCGGTGGTGGTGCGTTTCGACTACCACGGCAAGGTGCCCGCGGCGCGTGAACGCGCGGTGGAGCACTGCCGGCGGGTGGCCGGCGCCCTGGCGGCGCGCTACCCCGCACTGGCCGCGGACGGTCTGCTGCACACACTGCAACTGGTGCGGGATATCGATCACGAGCAGGGCGTCGGCGGCCGGGTCGAGGTACTGGATTGCAGCGTGCGGGAACCGGCACAGGAGGCGCACTGAATGAAGATCTGTCAGGTGGAACGCCCACTGGTGGCGACCAACCGCATCCCCGGTATGGAGCACAAGCACCTGCAGGTGGTGCGCGACGGCAGTGCGCTGGCGGTGGCGGTGGATGCAGTCGGCTGCATCCCCGGCGACTGGGTGATCTGCGTGGGCAGTTCGGCGGCCCGCGAGGCCGCCGGCAGCAAGGAATACCCGAGTGATCTGACCATCGTCGGCATCATCGACCGCTGGCCGCCCGAGGAGGATCAGGCGCCGGAATCGGAACGGGGCCGGGGCTGATGGAGATCTTCCAGGTCGAGGCCCCGCTGGTCTGCACCCGCCGCGTGGACGGGCTCAAGCAGATCAGTCTGCGGGTGCTGCGCAGCGCGGCCGGCAAGCGCCAGGTGGCGGTCGACCCGGTCGGGGCCCGCACCGGCAACTGGGTATTCACGGTCAGCGGATCGGCGGCCCGCTATGCGGCAGGGGATTTCGGTGTACACACCGACCTGACCATCGGCGGCATCATCGATCACTGGGAACAGGCGACGGACTAACCGCGTCGGAAATTGAAGCAAACGATTTGAAGCAACGACGAGCGAGCAGGAGAGACAGAGATGGCAAATGACAATTACGGCATCGCACTGGGCATGATCGAAACCCGCGGGCTGGTGCCCGCCATCGAGGCGGCGGACGCCATGACCAAGGCCTCTGAGGTCCGGCTGATCGGCCGAGACTTTGTCGGCGGCGGTTATGTCACCGTACTGGTGCGCGGTGAGACCGGCGCGGTCAACGCGGCGGTGCGTGCCGGTGCCGATGCCTGCGAGCGCGTGGGTGACGGTCTGGTTGCGGCGCACATCATTGCGCGTCCGCACCGCGAGGTCGAGCCGGTTCTGGGCTCGAGCCAGGCCAACTGATTACTTGATCAATCCTTACAACGGAGACACGAAGATGGCAACTGAGAACTACGGTATTGCTCTGGGCATGATCGAAACCCGCGGGCTGGTGCCCGCCATCGAGGCGGCGGACGCCATGACCAAGGCGGCGGAAGTGCGGCTGATCGGCCGTGAGTTCGTCGGCGGCGGCTACGTCACCGTGCTGGTGCGCGGCGAGACCGGCGCGGTCAACGCGGCGGTGCGTGCCGGTGCCGATGCCTGCGAGCGCGTGGGTGACGGTCTGGTTGCGGCGCACATCATTGCCCGTCCGCACCGCGAGGTCGAGCCGGTGCTGCCGACCGGCGGTGACAAGCCTGCGAGCGCAGCCTGAGCCATCCCCGACCCAGCGTCATTGCGAGCGTAAGCGTGGCAATCTCGTACCGCAGCCGCAATCTGTCAGAGATTGCCGCGGCGCTGCGCGCCTCGCAATGACGAAGGGA
This sequence is a window from Thiohalobacter thiocyanaticus. Protein-coding genes within it:
- a CDS encoding carboxysome shell carbonic anhydrase; amino-acid sequence: MLNRTRNSHTARPAQPVAAPRRRPGARVVPPTAPGAPRVGGGVHALVRGDDNARLFDYEQRVKAAFDAIVPALRRVSALQHEEDFERQAQAIARERLGFELPAWILADAWVDQLDMRRLYAWCVFETYLRFSDDFFSADPLGWADEGEFQAFLQECGFHILDISPCADGRLAHVIRYVLRLPYRTVRRKSYAGALFDIEDSLEKWGETELLRFREGTPNTADAPTRYLKAVVYHYSSSAPDTEGCAAHGSDAVRAAEAGRERLLAFQQAVENSYCCGASIDLLLIGLDTDTDAIRLHLPSAEGGIEPGAWVDAAQLYDETRGLHARDAGERIDARLREAAPEAPSGMLRLLARLLENNLSQIEYVQRHHGGRYPDIGHAERFIGAGKGFEEVQLRNLTYFAYLDTVEEAAPDLDVGVKIFSRLNVGHGLPIPVVVRFDYHGKVPAARERAVEHCRRVAGALAARYPALAADGLLHTLQLVRDIDHEQGVGGRVEVLDCSVREPAQEAH
- a CDS encoding carboxysome peptide A is translated as MKICQVERPLVATNRIPGMEHKHLQVVRDGSALAVAVDAVGCIPGDWVICVGSSAAREAAGSKEYPSDLTIVGIIDRWPPEEDQAPESERGRG
- a CDS encoding carboxysome peptide B; translation: MEIFQVEAPLVCTRRVDGLKQISLRVLRSAAGKRQVAVDPVGARTGNWVFTVSGSAARYAAGDFGVHTDLTIGGIIDHWEQATD
- a CDS encoding BMC domain-containing protein, with product MANDNYGIALGMIETRGLVPAIEAADAMTKASEVRLIGRDFVGGGYVTVLVRGETGAVNAAVRAGADACERVGDGLVAAHIIARPHREVEPVLGSSQAN
- a CDS encoding BMC domain-containing protein, which gives rise to MATENYGIALGMIETRGLVPAIEAADAMTKAAEVRLIGREFVGGGYVTVLVRGETGAVNAAVRAGADACERVGDGLVAAHIIARPHREVEPVLPTGGDKPASAA